Part of the Pseudomonas sp. ADAK13 genome is shown below.
CAGATCGACACCTTGCTCAGCACCGGCTACAGCGGCTACCTGTCGTTCGAGCCGTTCGCCGACAGCGTGCACGGCCTGGCCGACATCAAGCAGGCACTGGGGGCGAGCATCGCCCACCTGCAAAAACGATAAGGGGCACCCCATGACCACAACCCGGTTGACCATGGCCCAGGCCCTGGTGAAGTTTCTGGATAACCAGTACATCGAAGTCGACGGTGTGCAGAGCAAATTTGTCGCGGGCATCTTCACGATTTTCGGCCACGGTAACGTGCTGGGCCTGGGGCAGGCCCTGGAGCAGGACAGCGGCGACCTGGTGGTGCATCAGGGCCGCAACGAACAAGGCATGGCCCACGCGGCGATTGGTTTTGCCAAGCAGCACCTGCGCCGCAAGATTTACGCCTGCACCTCTTCGGTCGGGCCGGGCGCGGCGAACATGTTGACCGCCGCGGCGACCGCGACCGCCAACCGCATTCCGTTGCTGCTGTTGCCCGGCGATGTCTACGCCAGCCGCCAGCCGGACCCGGTGCTGCAACAGATCGAGCAGTTCCATGATTTGAGCATCAGCACCAACGACGCCTTTCGTGCGGTGAGCAAATACTGGGACCGTATCAATCGCCCGGAACAACTGATGACGGCGGCGATCCACGCCATGCGCGTGCTCACCGACCCCGCCGAAACCGGCGCGGTGACCCTGGCTTTGCCGCAGGATGTGCAGGGCGAGGCGTGGGATTACCCGGATTACTTCCTGCAAAAACGCGTGCACCGTATCGACCGCCGCCCGGCGACCGAAGCGATGCTGGGCGACGCCGTGGCGGCGTTCAAAGGCAAGCGCAAACCGCTGATCGTATGTGGCGGCGGGGTCAAATACTCCGGCGCGAATGCCGCGCTGCAAGCCTTTGCCGAACGCTTCGACATTCCTTTCGCGGAAACCCAGGCGGGCAAGAGCGCGGTGGTGTCCAGCCATCCGCTGAACGTCGGCGGCCTCGGTGAAACCGGCTGCCTGGCGGCGAACCTGCTGGCGCCGGAGGCTGATCTGATCATTGGTATCGGCACGCGTTATACCGACTTCACCACCTCATCCAAATCCCTGTTCAAGCATCCCGAGGTGCGGTTTCTCAACCTCAATATCAGCCCGTGCGATGTGCTGAAACTGGACGCCGTGCAATTGCTGGCGGATGCCAAGGTGGGCCTGGAAGCGCTGGCCGAGGCCCTGGGTGACTACCGCTCCAGCTGGGGCGATCAACCACGGGACGCCAAGGTACAGTTGGACGCCGAAGTCGACCGCATCTATCAGGCCGACTACCAGACTGAAAACTTCGTGCCGGAAATCAACGACCACATGGACCCGGCGGTGCTGCGTGAATTCATCGAATTGACCGGCTCCTGCCTGACCCAAAGCCGCGTGCTCGGCGTGCTCAATGAAACCCTGGCCGACGACGCGATCATCGTCGCCGCCGCCGGCAGCCTGCCCGGTGACTTGCAGCGCAGCTGGCGCAGCAAGGGCGTCAACACGTACCACGTCGAGTACGGTTATTCGTGCATGGGTTATGAGGTCAATGCGGCCCTGGGCGTCAAGCTGGCCGAGCCTGAGCGCGAGGTGTACGCGCTGGTGGGTGACGGCTCCTACATGATGCTGCACTCGGAGCTGGCCACCTCGATCCAGGAGCGGCGCAAAATCAACGTGGTGCTGCTGGACAACATGACCTTCGGCTGCATCAACAACCTGCAGATGGAACACGGCATGGACAGCTTCGGCACCGAGTTCCGGTTCCGTAACCCTGAAACCGGCAAGCTCGACGGCGGTTTTGTGCCGGTGGACTTCGCCATGAGCGCGGCGGCCTATGGCTGCAAGACCTACAAGGTCAACACCGTGGAGCAGCTGCAGGCGGCGCTGGCCGATGCGCGCACGCAAACGGTGTCGACGCTGATTGATATCAAGGTTCTGCCCAAGACCATGATCCACAAGTACCTGTCGTGGTGGCGAGTCGGTGTGGCGCAAGTGTCCACCAGCGCGCGCACCGATGCGGTGGCCAAACAACTCAATGAACGCCTGGCCAAGGCCCGGCAGTACTAATAACAAGAGGAGTGTTTTCATGTCTTTGAAGTTGGGTGTTATCGGTACTGGCGCCATCGGCCAGGATCATATTCGTCGTTGCAGCCAGACCTTGCTCAACAGCCAGGTAGTCGCGGTGACGGACATCAACCTTGAGCAAGCTGCCAAGGTCGTCGCCGACCTGAAACTCACCGCCGAGGTTTACCCGGACGGCCATGCGCTGATCAGCTCGCCGCAAGTCGAAGCGATCCTGGTGACCTCCTGGGGCCCGAGCCACGAAGAATTCGTGCTGGCGGCGATTGCAGCCGGCAAACCGGTGTTCTGCGAGAAGCCGTTGGCCGTGACCGCCGAAGGCTGCCGCAAGATCGTCGAAGCCGAAGTGGCCCACGGCAAGCGCCTGGTGCAAGTGGGCTTCATGCGGCCGTATGACCACGGCTATCGCGCCCTCAAAGCCGTGATCGACAGCGGCCAGATCGGCGAGCCGCTGATGCTGCACTGTGCCCACCGCAACCCGAGGGTGGGTGAGAACTACAAGACCGACATGGCGATCACCGACACCCTGATCCACGAGCTGGATGTGTTGCGCTGGTTGCTGGCCGATGACTATGTGTCGGTGCAGGTGGTGTTCCCGCGTAAATCGAGCAAGGCGTTGGCGCACTTGCGTGACCCGCAGATCGTGCTGCTGGAAACCGCCAAGGGCACGCGCATCGATGTGGAAGTGTTTGTGAACTGCCAGTACGGCTATGACATTCAGTGTGAAGTGGTGGGGGAGACCGGCATTGCGAAATTGCCGGAACCGTCCCAGGTGCAGATGCGCAGCGGGGCCAAACTATCGAACGCGATTCTGATGGATTGGAAAGACCGGTTCATCGCGGCTTATGACGTTGAGTTGCAGGCGTTTATCGACGGTGTACGGGCCGGGCAGGTGGCGGGGCCGTCGGCGTGGGATGGTTTTGCGGCGGCGGTGGCGGCGGATGCGTGCATCGAGGCGCAGAACAGTGGGCAGATTGTGAAAGTGGGGCTGCCAGAGCGTCCACGTTTTTACGGCTGACACCTATTCCACTGGAGGAACCCGATCAGTGTGGGAGCTGGCTTGCCTGCGATGACGGCGGCACATTCAACAAGACTGTCGCCTGATACACCACTATCGCAGGCAAGCCAGCTCCCACATTTGATCGGGTTCCAACATCAGATTTGGGAGCGTTTCTAACATGCGCATCGCATTAGACCCCTACATGTACCGCCACCTGCCCCTCGGCCAAATGGTCGACAAGGCCGCCGAACTCGGCTACCAGCACATCGAACTCTCGCCCCGGGAAGACTTCCTGCCGTTCTACAAGGCCGCCCGGGTCGACCGGGCGCGCATCAAGGAGTTTCGCAAGGCCCTGAGCGACGCCGGCGTGCAGCTCTCGTCCCTGCTGCCCATGTACCACTGGGCCGCCGCCGACGAAGGCCTGCGGGTTGCCGCCGTACGCAACTGGAAGCGCGCGATCCAGATCGCCGTGGAAATGGACTGCGAGCTGGTCAACACCGAATTCACCGGCCAGTCCGACAACCCGCTGGTGTGCGAAAACCAGTTCATGCGCTCCATGGACGAGCTGATGCCGGAGTTCGAGCGCGAAGGCGTGAAGCTGGATATCCAGGCGCACCCGTACGACTTCTGCGAGCGCAACAACGAGTCGGTGGACATCATTCGCGGCCTCGACCGCGACTGGATCAACTACCTCTACGCCGCGCCCCACACCTTCTTCTATGACGATGGCAAGGGCGATATCGCCTCGATGCTCAAGTACGCAGGCGCCAAGCTCAGCCACTTGATCATCGCCGACACCTACAACCACCGGGCGTCGTCCAACCTGCGCTACATCGTCAACCCGCCGGGTGTCACGGCCACCGTGCATCAGCACCTGGACATCGGCCAGGGCGAGGTCAACTGGGAGGCGTTTTTCGGCACCCTGCGGGAAATCAAGTTCGACGGCATCGCCACGGTGTCGGTGTTTGCCTGGGAAGACCGGCCGGATGAGTCCAACCGGATGATGCTGGAGCGGGTCACCCGAGAGCTGTGTTCTTAGACCGTTGTGGCTTGCTCTGTGGCGAGGGAGCTTGCTCCCGCTGGGGTGCGAAGCGCCCCCAAAAGCTTGCGACTGCTACGCAGCCGAGCGGGAGCAAGCTCCCTCGCCATCCTTAACCAAGGAGTATTTGTATGCGAATCGGACTGGTTGGATACGGCCACGGTGGCCGCTTTTTTCACGCACCGCTGATTGCCAGCCTGCCGGGGGCGACCTTTGTCGGCGTGGTCACCCGTTCACCTGAACGCCGCCAACAGTTGGCGAAAGAGCATCCCGGCGTAAAAGCCTTCGATAGCATCGGCCAGATCGTCGAGGCGGGCGTCGATGCGCTGGTGATCTCCACCACCCTCAAGGGCCGCCCCGCGTTGGTGCTGGAAGCCATCGAGCACGGCGTGGCGGTGGTCAGTGACAAACCTTTTGCCAGCAATGCCGAACAAGCCCAGGCGTTGATTACCGCCGCCGAGCGCCAGGGCGTGTTGCTCAGCGTCTACCAGAACCGGCGCTGGGACTCGGACTTCCTGACCCTGCGCAAGCTGATCGACGCGGGCGCATTGGGCACCGTCACCCGTTTCGAATCCCGGGTGGAACGCTACAACCCGGGCTCCGTGGGCAATGCCAGCGGCGGCGGATTCCTGCGGGACCTGGGCAGCCATCTGGTGGACCAGGCCCTGCAACTGTTCGGCCCGGTGGACCGGGTGTTCGCGCAATTGCACTACACCGAACAGGAGCCCACTGTGGATCACGGTTTCTTCGTGTCCATGACCCATGCCAACGGGGTGATTTCCCACCTGTGGGGCAGTGCCTTGCAGAACAGCCAGGCGCCGCGTTTCCGGGTGAATGGCACCGCCGGTTGCTACACCGTGGAAGGGCTGGACGGTCAGGAAGCGTTGCTGATGGCCGGCAAGACGCCGAAAACCGAAGGCGAGCACTGGGGCGCCGAGGAGCATCGACGCTGGGGCTGGTTCGAGCAAGGCGAGGAGCGCGAGCGTGTTCCGTCGGAAAAGGGTCGCTGGAATCAGTTCTATAGCCAGCTGCAAAGCGCGGTGGAAGGTCATGGCCCGCTGCCGGTGGATGCCCGGGATGCACTGGAAACCACCCGTGTACTGGACGCGGCACGCCTCAGTTCGGAACGCCGGCAGGTGGTGGAAATGGCCGCTTTGGAAAGCCATAAATGAAAAATAGAATAAAATTCTAAAATAAGTTGATATGGAAATTATTTTCCAATAAAGTCATTTCCAGGTTGCATAAAGTACGTTCGGACTCGATTCGGGCGACTCGACAAAAACAAGATCAAAACAACCAGGTACCGTCAGATGAAAATCTTCAACGCTGTACTGCGAGTTTTACGTCCTGCCCTCACGCCACGCGGCCTGCCCCGCGCCCGGCCGTTTTACTTCTCCCTCCTGAATGTCCTGTGCGTCGAAAGCAAGGGTTCCCTGGTGTGCTGCATTCCGGGGGCGCCGATCGTTCGACTGCCGACAGCTTCGCTCTGAAAAACGCAACGTCCACAAAACCAACAAGAAATTGGAGACAGACCGTTCATGAAGACCCCGATCCGTTTTACCGCACTGGCCCTGTCCATGATGCTCGCCAGTGGTTTCGCCACGGCCGCCGATATCAAGGTAGGCGTGAGCATGTCGGCATTCGACGACACCTTCCTGACCTACCTGCGTGAGGACATGGACAAGCAAGCCAAGTCCTACCCCAAGGGTGACGGCGTACAGCTGCAGTTCGAAGACGCCCGCGCCGACGTGGTCAAGCAACTGAGCCAGGTCGAGAACTTTATCAGCCAGAAAGTCGACGCCATCATCGTCAACCCGGTCGACACCGCGTCTACCGCCAATATCAGTAAAGCGGCGCTCGCGGCAGGCATTCCGCTGGTGTACGTCAACCGCCGTCCCGACCAGACAGATTTGCCCAAGGGCATCGTGGCGGTGACGTCCAACGACGTCGAGGCCGGCCGTCTGCAAATGCAGTACATCGCCGAAAAGCTCGGCGGCAAGGGCAAGATCGTGATCCTGCTGGGTGACCTGGCGAACAACTCCACCACCAACCGCACCAAGGGCGTCAAGGAAGTCCTGGCCAAATACCCGGACATCAAGATCGAGCAGGAGCAGACCGGCATCTGGCTGCGTGACAAGGGCATGACCCTGGTCAACGACTGGCTGACCCAGGGCCGCGAATTCAACGCGGTGCTGGCCAACAACGACGAGATGGCGATTGGCGCGTCCATGGCGTTGAAATCGGCCGGTACCAAGCCGGGCACCGTGCTGATTGCCGGGGTTGATGGCACGCCGGACGGCCTGAACGCGATCACCAAGGGCGACATGGCCGCGTCCGCCTTCCAGGACGCCAACGGCCAGGCCGTGGGTTCGGTGGAAGCCGCACGCAAGATGGCCAGGCACGAGCCGGTCGAGCAGAACGTGGTGATCCCGTTCAAGCTGATCACCCCGGACAACGTCAAAGACTTCAAGTAGCCCTTAATAACAACAATAAACCGGCAGGGCAGCCACGGCGGCCCTGCTGACGGAGTACCCGATATGTTTGCTCAAGCCACTGCTTCGCAAGCCCCGCTGCCGGGCCCTCAGCCCGACGGGCCGAGCGAGCCCTACCTGCTGGAAATTTCCAACATCAGCAAAGGCTTTCCCGGCGTCGTGGCCCTGGCCGATGTGCAGCTGCGGGTGCGCCCGGGCTCGGTGTTGGCGCTGATGGGCGAAAACGGCGCGGGCAAGTCGACGCTGATGAAGATCATCGCCGGTATCTATCAGCCCGACGCGGGTGAAATCCGCTTGCGTGGCAAGCCGATCAAATTCGAAACGCCGTTGGCGGCGCAAAAGGCCGGGATCGCGATGATCCACCAGGAACTCAACCTGATGCCGCACATGAGCATCGCCGAGAACATCTGGATCGGCCGTGAGCAGCTCAACGGCCTGCACATGGTCAACCACCGGGAAATGCACCGCTGCACCGCGCAATTGCTGGAGCGGCTGCGGATCAACCTCGACCCGGAAGAACACGTCGGCAACCTGAGCATCGCCGAGCGGCAGATGGTCGAGATTGCCAAGGCGGTGTCCTATGACTCCGACATCCTGATCATGGATGAACCGACGTCAGCCATTACCGACAAGGAAGTGGCCCACCTGTTTTCGATCATTGCCGACCTCAAGTCCCAGGGCAAAGGCATCATCTACATCACCCATAAAATGAACGAAGTGTTCGCCATCGCCGATGAAGTGGCGGTGTTCCGCGACGGTGCCTATATCGGCCTGCAGCGGGCCGACAGCATGGACAGCGACAGCCTGATCTCGATGATGGTGGGGCGTGAGCTGAGCCAGTTGTTCCCGGTGCGCGACAAGCCTATCGGCAAGCTGCTGCTGTCGGTGCGTGACCTGCGCCTGGACGGGGTATTCCAGGGCGTCTCGTTTGACCTGCACGCCGGGGAGATTCTGGGCATCGCCGGGCTGATGGGCTCTGGCCGTACCAACGTGGCCGAAACCATTTTTGGCATTACCCCAAGCTCCGGCGGCGAGATCCAGCTGGACGGCAAGACCGTACGCATCACCGACCCGCACATGGCCATCGAGAAGGGCTTCGCGCTGCTGACCGAAGACCGCAAGCTCAGTGGCCTGTTCCCCTGCCTGTCGGTGCTCGAAAACATGGAAATGGCCGTGCTGCCGCATTACACCGGCAACGGGTTTATCCAGCAGAAAGCCCTGCGGGCCCTGTGTGAGGACATGTGCACCAAGCTGCGGGTGAAAACCCCGTCGCTGGAGCAATGCATCGACACCTTGTCCGGCGGCAACCAGCAAAAAGCCCTGCTGGCCCGCTGGCTGATGACCAACCCGCGGTTGCTGATCCTCGACGAGCCCACCCGCGGTATCGACGTCGGTGCCAAGGCCGAGATCTACCGGCTGATTTCCTACCTGGCCAGCGAAGGCATGGCGGTGATCATGATTTCTTCGGAGTTGCCGGAAGTGCTGGGCATGAGTGACCGGGTGATGGTGATGCACGAAGGCGACTTGATGGGCACCCTGGACCGCAGCGAAGCGACCCAGGAAAAAGTCATGCAACTGGCTTCCGGTATGACGGCGGTCCACTAACGAACAGACGGCGCCGGCCCGTTGCGGCCGGCGCAATGCGATAAAAAAAGGTGAGTGGTTATGAACGCGATACTGGAAAGCAAACCCGAGGAAAAGAAGCCTGCTGCGGCGCCGGTCAAGCACCGTCGACGCATGCCCACCGAGCTGAGCATCCTGCTGGTGCTGATTGGCATCGGCCTGGTGTTCGAGCTGTTCGGCTGGATCGTGCGGGACCAGAGCTTCCTGATGAACTCCCAGCGCCTGGTGTTGATGATCCTGCAAGTGTCGATCATCGGCCTGCTGGCGATTGGCGTCACCCAAGTGATCATCACGACGGGTATCGATCTGTCGTCGGGCTCGGTGCTGGCGTTGTCGGCGATGATCGCCGCCAGTCTGGCGCAGACTTCCGACTTTTCCCGGGCGGTGTTTCCCTCCCTGACGGACCTGCCGGTGTGGATACCGGTGGCGATGGGCCTGGGCGTGGGGTTGCTGGCGGGGGCTATCAACGGCAGCATCATTGCGGTTACCGGGATCCCGCCGTTTATTGCGACCCTCGGCATGATGGTTTCGGCCCGTGGCCTGGCGCGTTACTACACTGAAGGCCAGCCGGTGAGCATGCTCTCGGACTCCTACACCGCGATCGGCCATGGCGCGATGCCGGTGGTGATCTTCCTGGTGGTGGCGGTGATCTTCCATATTGCCCTGCGCTATACCAAGTACGGCAAATACACCTACGCCATCGGCGGCAACATGCAGGCGGCGCGCACCTCGGGGATCAACGTCAAGCGCCACCTGATCATCGTCTACAGCATCGCCGGCTTGCTGGCAGGCCTGGCGGGCGTGGTGGCCTCGGCACGGGCCGCCACCGGGCAAGCGGGCATGGGCATGTCGTATGAGCTGGACGCGATTGCCGCCGCCGTGATCGGCGGCACCAGCCTGGCGGGCGGGGTAGGGCGTATCACCGGCACCGTGATCGGCGCGCTGATCCTCGGGGTGATGGCCAGCGGGTTTACCTTCGTCGGCGTGGATGCGTACATCCAGGACATCATCAAGGGCCTGATCATCGTGGTGGCGGTGGTGATCGACCAGTATCGCAACAAGCGCAAGCTCAAGCGCTAACACGGTCCTCAGGGCTACATCAATCAACATGTGGGAGCTGGCTTGCCTGCGATAGCGTCAACTTGGTTTCGCTGACAGACCGAGTCGTCTGCATCGCGGGCAAGCCCGGCTCCCACATGAGCGTTTTGCCATCAACGTTTAACCGTTTGTCTTCTATATAGCTCCACAACACTGAATTTCTTGCTATAAACGCACTCCGATGACCGTTCGCCGAGCCCGTCCTGGTGCCTTTGCGGGTTATCTTGGAAAAAATGCCTGTCATTTCAGTTGCTGAGCCCTCAAGTCGGCCTTAGACTGCCGCCCCTCGTAAATTGAGTGCCGGGTGGCGCTTGAAATGGATGGCGCCTTTCCGAGACCTGCAGAGGCCTGCCGGAACGCTCCCTTATTCGCCTTGATGCACGTATTTTTTA
Proteins encoded:
- a CDS encoding sugar phosphate isomerase/epimerase family protein: MRIALDPYMYRHLPLGQMVDKAAELGYQHIELSPREDFLPFYKAARVDRARIKEFRKALSDAGVQLSSLLPMYHWAAADEGLRVAAVRNWKRAIQIAVEMDCELVNTEFTGQSDNPLVCENQFMRSMDELMPEFEREGVKLDIQAHPYDFCERNNESVDIIRGLDRDWINYLYAAPHTFFYDDGKGDIASMLKYAGAKLSHLIIADTYNHRASSNLRYIVNPPGVTATVHQHLDIGQGEVNWEAFFGTLREIKFDGIATVSVFAWEDRPDESNRMMLERVTRELCS
- a CDS encoding Gfo/Idh/MocA family protein; translation: MSLKLGVIGTGAIGQDHIRRCSQTLLNSQVVAVTDINLEQAAKVVADLKLTAEVYPDGHALISSPQVEAILVTSWGPSHEEFVLAAIAAGKPVFCEKPLAVTAEGCRKIVEAEVAHGKRLVQVGFMRPYDHGYRALKAVIDSGQIGEPLMLHCAHRNPRVGENYKTDMAITDTLIHELDVLRWLLADDYVSVQVVFPRKSSKALAHLRDPQIVLLETAKGTRIDVEVFVNCQYGYDIQCEVVGETGIAKLPEPSQVQMRSGAKLSNAILMDWKDRFIAAYDVELQAFIDGVRAGQVAGPSAWDGFAAAVAADACIEAQNSGQIVKVGLPERPRFYG
- a CDS encoding sugar ABC transporter ATP-binding protein; this translates as MFAQATASQAPLPGPQPDGPSEPYLLEISNISKGFPGVVALADVQLRVRPGSVLALMGENGAGKSTLMKIIAGIYQPDAGEIRLRGKPIKFETPLAAQKAGIAMIHQELNLMPHMSIAENIWIGREQLNGLHMVNHREMHRCTAQLLERLRINLDPEEHVGNLSIAERQMVEIAKAVSYDSDILIMDEPTSAITDKEVAHLFSIIADLKSQGKGIIYITHKMNEVFAIADEVAVFRDGAYIGLQRADSMDSDSLISMMVGRELSQLFPVRDKPIGKLLLSVRDLRLDGVFQGVSFDLHAGEILGIAGLMGSGRTNVAETIFGITPSSGGEIQLDGKTVRITDPHMAIEKGFALLTEDRKLSGLFPCLSVLENMEMAVLPHYTGNGFIQQKALRALCEDMCTKLRVKTPSLEQCIDTLSGGNQQKALLARWLMTNPRLLILDEPTRGIDVGAKAEIYRLISYLASEGMAVIMISSELPEVLGMSDRVMVMHEGDLMGTLDRSEATQEKVMQLASGMTAVH
- a CDS encoding sugar ABC transporter substrate-binding protein, yielding MKTPIRFTALALSMMLASGFATAADIKVGVSMSAFDDTFLTYLREDMDKQAKSYPKGDGVQLQFEDARADVVKQLSQVENFISQKVDAIIVNPVDTASTANISKAALAAGIPLVYVNRRPDQTDLPKGIVAVTSNDVEAGRLQMQYIAEKLGGKGKIVILLGDLANNSTTNRTKGVKEVLAKYPDIKIEQEQTGIWLRDKGMTLVNDWLTQGREFNAVLANNDEMAIGASMALKSAGTKPGTVLIAGVDGTPDGLNAITKGDMAASAFQDANGQAVGSVEAARKMARHEPVEQNVVIPFKLITPDNVKDFK
- the iolD gene encoding 3D-(3,5/4)-trihydroxycyclohexane-1,2-dione acylhydrolase (decyclizing), with the protein product MTTTRLTMAQALVKFLDNQYIEVDGVQSKFVAGIFTIFGHGNVLGLGQALEQDSGDLVVHQGRNEQGMAHAAIGFAKQHLRRKIYACTSSVGPGAANMLTAAATATANRIPLLLLPGDVYASRQPDPVLQQIEQFHDLSISTNDAFRAVSKYWDRINRPEQLMTAAIHAMRVLTDPAETGAVTLALPQDVQGEAWDYPDYFLQKRVHRIDRRPATEAMLGDAVAAFKGKRKPLIVCGGGVKYSGANAALQAFAERFDIPFAETQAGKSAVVSSHPLNVGGLGETGCLAANLLAPEADLIIGIGTRYTDFTTSSKSLFKHPEVRFLNLNISPCDVLKLDAVQLLADAKVGLEALAEALGDYRSSWGDQPRDAKVQLDAEVDRIYQADYQTENFVPEINDHMDPAVLREFIELTGSCLTQSRVLGVLNETLADDAIIVAAAGSLPGDLQRSWRSKGVNTYHVEYGYSCMGYEVNAALGVKLAEPEREVYALVGDGSYMMLHSELATSIQERRKINVVLLDNMTFGCINNLQMEHGMDSFGTEFRFRNPETGKLDGGFVPVDFAMSAAAYGCKTYKVNTVEQLQAALADARTQTVSTLIDIKVLPKTMIHKYLSWWRVGVAQVSTSARTDAVAKQLNERLAKARQY
- a CDS encoding Gfo/Idh/MocA family protein, whose amino-acid sequence is MRIGLVGYGHGGRFFHAPLIASLPGATFVGVVTRSPERRQQLAKEHPGVKAFDSIGQIVEAGVDALVISTTLKGRPALVLEAIEHGVAVVSDKPFASNAEQAQALITAAERQGVLLSVYQNRRWDSDFLTLRKLIDAGALGTVTRFESRVERYNPGSVGNASGGGFLRDLGSHLVDQALQLFGPVDRVFAQLHYTEQEPTVDHGFFVSMTHANGVISHLWGSALQNSQAPRFRVNGTAGCYTVEGLDGQEALLMAGKTPKTEGEHWGAEEHRRWGWFEQGEERERVPSEKGRWNQFYSQLQSAVEGHGPLPVDARDALETTRVLDAARLSSERRQVVEMAALESHK
- a CDS encoding ABC transporter permease, whose amino-acid sequence is MNAILESKPEEKKPAAAPVKHRRRMPTELSILLVLIGIGLVFELFGWIVRDQSFLMNSQRLVLMILQVSIIGLLAIGVTQVIITTGIDLSSGSVLALSAMIAASLAQTSDFSRAVFPSLTDLPVWIPVAMGLGVGLLAGAINGSIIAVTGIPPFIATLGMMVSARGLARYYTEGQPVSMLSDSYTAIGHGAMPVVIFLVVAVIFHIALRYTKYGKYTYAIGGNMQAARTSGINVKRHLIIVYSIAGLLAGLAGVVASARAATGQAGMGMSYELDAIAAAVIGGTSLAGGVGRITGTVIGALILGVMASGFTFVGVDAYIQDIIKGLIIVVAVVIDQYRNKRKLKR